The following are from one region of the Thermoproteus uzoniensis 768-20 genome:
- a CDS encoding CoxG family protein, protein MELRYEGRLRLRDPSNFGKLLDPEAVGKAFPGVTAVTKEGEWYRAKMSIGVGSLKGAMDVKFRYSEVQEDRATVVGTANGLQSVVDFTISFFREGSEVRWVFQGNARGLISALGKPIVDAAARSIVEKVTANLQELV, encoded by the coding sequence ATGGAGCTGAGGTATGAGGGAAGGCTCAGGCTAAGGGACCCCTCGAACTTCGGCAAGTTGCTCGATCCCGAAGCTGTCGGCAAGGCCTTCCCCGGCGTGACCGCCGTGACGAAGGAAGGAGAGTGGTACAGGGCCAAGATGTCTATAGGCGTCGGGAGCCTTAAGGGCGCCATGGACGTCAAGTTCAGATACTCTGAGGTGCAGGAAGATAGGGCGACGGTCGTGGGGACCGCCAACGGCCTTCAGAGCGTCGTCGACTTCACTATAAGCTTCTTCAGAGAAGGGTCTGAAGTGCGGTGGGTCTTCCAAGGAAACGCGCGCGGTCTCATCTCGGCGCTTGGGAAACCGATAGTCGACGCCGCCGCGAGATCTATCGTCGAGAAAGTTACGGCAAACCTGCAGGAGCTCGTCTGA
- a CDS encoding nucleotidyltransferase family protein, which produces MSTAVVVLAAGESRRFDGFKLLADICGEPVVVRSVKSATAAGVGPVYVVVGHNAEAVRTAIERRGLDVAFVYNPWYGLGLSTSLKAALISAPFFKRYIIALGDMPLVRPDTYRRLLAHGDAADIVYPTYGGVRGNPVLIRRSVLPKVLDIQGDIGIRAIMGASKSIGVEVDDPGILIDVDNKRDMTAVCGWE; this is translated from the coding sequence ATGAGCACGGCCGTGGTGGTGCTCGCGGCGGGCGAGTCCAGAAGATTCGACGGGTTTAAGCTACTCGCGGACATCTGCGGCGAGCCTGTGGTCGTCAGGTCGGTCAAATCAGCTACGGCGGCCGGCGTAGGCCCCGTCTACGTCGTGGTGGGCCACAACGCCGAGGCCGTCCGCACGGCCATAGAGCGGAGGGGACTCGACGTAGCCTTCGTCTACAACCCCTGGTATGGATTGGGCCTAAGCACGAGCCTCAAGGCGGCTCTAATCTCCGCGCCGTTTTTCAAGCGGTATATAATCGCGCTTGGCGATATGCCGCTAGTGAGGCCCGATACCTACAGAAGGCTTCTGGCCCACGGCGATGCGGCAGACATAGTGTATCCCACCTACGGAGGCGTAAGGGGGAACCCGGTCCTAATACGCCGCTCGGTGCTCCCTAAGGTCCTCGATATACAGGGCGATATAGGGATCCGGGCCATAATGGGCGCGTCCAAGTCCATAGGAGTCGAGGTAGACGATCCAGGGATCTTGATAGACGTAGACAACAAAAGAGATATGACGGCGGTATGTGGCTGGGAGTAG
- a CDS encoding DMT family transporter: MWLGVALATAASVLWAIGPFLYKTGATESALDDLFSIALAATLSAIPLAALGLNLSPQAWLYGAAFSIFGPVLGTYVYLLSLRYAEVGLANLVSYAYIVLVPALAAPFEGISGRYIAASSLAMAGLYLIMKARRGSAKGFALALLSAVFYAVSFLALGAATTSVDPWSFTFVRALVLFLATGALEAVRRRRPRISPRIFTAGVLSYGIGGPLFILSTYYIGVAVPTILTALSPALTQAITYWKLGERLDARSGAGFALVLAGVVLASA; this comes from the coding sequence ATGTGGCTGGGAGTAGCTCTGGCGACCGCGGCGTCTGTCTTGTGGGCGATAGGCCCCTTCCTCTACAAGACGGGGGCGACTGAGAGCGCCCTCGACGACCTATTCTCGATAGCTCTCGCCGCGACGCTGTCGGCGATTCCGCTGGCCGCGTTGGGACTGAACCTATCGCCCCAAGCTTGGCTCTACGGCGCCGCGTTCTCCATATTCGGCCCAGTCCTAGGCACCTACGTATATCTCCTCTCGCTTAGGTACGCGGAGGTGGGCCTCGCCAACCTGGTCTCCTACGCCTACATAGTGTTGGTTCCCGCGCTGGCGGCGCCGTTTGAGGGCATATCGGGGCGGTACATAGCCGCGAGCTCGCTGGCGATGGCCGGGCTCTACCTAATAATGAAGGCGAGGAGGGGATCCGCCAAGGGGTTCGCCCTCGCGCTTCTCTCCGCCGTGTTCTACGCGGTCTCGTTCCTAGCTCTAGGCGCCGCGACGACCTCGGTAGATCCCTGGAGCTTCACCTTCGTCAGAGCACTGGTCCTGTTCCTGGCTACGGGGGCGCTAGAGGCAGTCAGGCGGCGGAGGCCGAGGATCAGCCCCAGAATATTCACAGCCGGCGTCCTCAGCTACGGCATAGGCGGCCCTCTGTTCATACTATCTACATACTATATAGGCGTGGCGGTGCCGACGATACTGACGGCGCTTTCGCCTGCCCTAACCCAAGCGATCACGTATTGGAAGTTGGGGGAGAGGCTAGACGCGCGTTCGGGGGCCGGATTCGCCTTAGTGCTGGCGGGCGTCGTCCTGGCATCTGCTTAG
- a CDS encoding aldo/keto reductase — MARDVKCVKSVGCVSAVGMGTWGMGGGFWTSDYSNDEGWVEALELGIELGMTLIDTAEMYGGGHSEELVGRAAKGFKRDELFIVTKVWPNHAKYDDALRSVEASVRRLGTYADLILLHWPSDSVPICETVKAFEEAINKGYARFWGLSNFNVKGIEEARSCAKKYDVAAVENRYSLKYRADEHSVIPYAEREGLLYLAYTPIEKGVLAHDQLLSEIGRKYGKTAVQVALNWYIGLGTVVPIPKAGNKDHVRENAGAMGWRLSKDDWEAISEHFK, encoded by the coding sequence ATGGCTAGGGACGTCAAGTGCGTGAAGTCCGTCGGGTGCGTCTCGGCGGTGGGGATGGGCACTTGGGGCATGGGAGGAGGCTTCTGGACCTCCGACTACAGCAACGACGAGGGCTGGGTCGAGGCCCTCGAGCTCGGCATTGAGCTCGGCATGACACTCATCGACACCGCGGAGATGTACGGCGGAGGCCACAGCGAGGAGCTGGTGGGGCGGGCGGCCAAGGGCTTCAAGAGAGACGAGCTGTTCATAGTGACCAAGGTGTGGCCTAACCACGCCAAATACGACGACGCGTTGAGGTCGGTTGAGGCCAGCGTCAGGAGGCTCGGCACCTACGCCGACTTGATACTGCTCCACTGGCCTAGCGACTCGGTGCCCATATGCGAGACGGTGAAGGCCTTTGAGGAGGCGATTAATAAAGGGTATGCGAGATTCTGGGGACTCAGCAACTTCAACGTGAAGGGGATAGAGGAGGCGAGGAGTTGCGCTAAGAAGTACGATGTAGCCGCCGTGGAGAACAGATACAGCTTGAAATACAGAGCGGACGAGCACTCGGTCATACCGTACGCCGAGAGGGAGGGGTTGTTATACCTAGCCTACACGCCGATAGAGAAGGGCGTTCTGGCGCACGACCAGCTCTTGTCCGAGATAGGAAGGAAGTACGGCAAGACGGCCGTACAAGTTGCGCTCAACTGGTACATCGGACTGGGGACCGTTGTGCCGATCCCCAAGGCCGGCAATAAGGACCACGTCAGAGAGAACGCAGGCGCCATGGGCTGGCGCTTGAGCAAGGACGATTGGGAGGCGATAAGCGAACATTTCAAATAG
- a CDS encoding M28 family peptidase: MGDLARKCMEYRDLAAGSPEERDFLGFIASILDIPNIWLHFSPVEVLYWRDRGSSIEVDGKRYQILAMPYSRPGTYEGRLVELDGDVEGNIALAPFPQDVNDAKYLLIKAARRGASALVLYGDPLRRIVVTDEFGFKYDAAPPPISAASAPSEIGRALGKRASLDIDVEAKTAFSYNVIAMNSFEDTPMISAHYDHWLAGAADNCGGVEAAIMAFLELVAEDYPIALGLFTAEEGVGPHVPSLYWAWGSLAYFSRWRPKLLINLDVIGRGSPKAYVMPYMEETVRGLLPVDRPHADFDSLHYETAGLPAVTISSLEDIWNVYHSPLDDDVDDAAVGFAAEIAKRLARVESKPPRIDLLQYGVRARPDPYDAWSVAYNYLVVFKDFNHSDIIYVNVFDFLRREAANYARIDLLGGPTLCVGDCDRALDVYRELASLKLT; the protein is encoded by the coding sequence GTGGGAGATTTGGCCAGGAAGTGTATGGAGTATAGAGATCTGGCGGCCGGATCCCCTGAGGAGAGAGATTTCTTGGGCTTCATCGCCTCGATCCTCGACATACCCAACATATGGTTGCACTTCTCGCCGGTGGAGGTGCTTTACTGGAGAGACCGCGGCTCGAGCATCGAGGTCGACGGGAAGAGGTACCAGATTCTGGCGATGCCGTACTCGAGGCCGGGAACATACGAGGGCAGGCTCGTGGAGCTCGACGGCGACGTCGAGGGCAATATCGCGCTTGCGCCGTTTCCGCAAGACGTCAACGACGCCAAATATCTCTTGATAAAGGCGGCTAGGCGCGGCGCCTCGGCCCTCGTGCTCTACGGCGACCCTCTGAGGAGGATCGTGGTCACCGACGAGTTCGGGTTCAAGTACGACGCCGCTCCTCCGCCCATATCTGCGGCCAGCGCTCCGTCGGAGATCGGAAGAGCTCTAGGCAAGAGGGCCTCGCTGGACATAGACGTGGAGGCCAAGACGGCCTTCAGCTACAACGTCATCGCCATGAACTCCTTCGAGGACACGCCCATGATATCCGCCCACTACGACCATTGGCTAGCTGGCGCCGCCGACAACTGCGGGGGTGTGGAGGCCGCAATCATGGCGTTTCTCGAGCTGGTGGCGGAGGACTACCCCATAGCCCTCGGCCTCTTCACGGCAGAGGAGGGCGTGGGTCCCCACGTGCCCTCGCTCTACTGGGCATGGGGCTCCCTCGCCTACTTCAGCAGATGGCGGCCTAAGCTGTTGATAAACCTAGACGTGATCGGCCGCGGATCCCCGAAGGCGTACGTCATGCCCTACATGGAGGAGACCGTCAGGGGGCTTCTACCCGTCGATCGCCCGCACGCCGACTTCGACTCGCTCCACTACGAGACGGCGGGCCTCCCCGCAGTCACCATATCCTCCTTGGAAGATATCTGGAACGTCTACCACAGCCCCCTCGACGACGACGTCGACGACGCCGCCGTCGGCTTCGCCGCCGAGATCGCCAAGAGGCTCGCCAGAGTCGAGTCGAAGCCTCCTAGGATAGATCTGTTGCAGTACGGGGTTAGGGCCAGGCCGGATCCCTACGACGCGTGGTCGGTCGCCTACAACTACCTTGTGGTGTTTAAGGACTTCAACCACAGCGATATAATATACGTGAACGTCTTCGACTTCTTGAGAAGAGAGGCCGCCAATTACGCCAGGATAGATCTGCTCGGAGGCCCGACCCTCTGCGTCGGGGACTGCGACAGAGCGCTCGATGTCTATAGAGAGCTGGCCTCACTCAAGCTCACTTGA
- a CDS encoding phosphopantetheine adenylyltransferase, whose translation MKMQFKNVVLGGTFDTLHSGHVKLLATASLIGEEILIGLTSDSFASTYKQYNVRPFAVRLANLKSLMSLIAPERKIEYAAINDPYGPAVTRPDLEAIVVSRETLPRGLQINDERVKRGLRPMDVVMITTVKDGYGNILSSTFIRRVLGIK comes from the coding sequence GTGAAGATGCAGTTCAAGAACGTCGTGCTCGGCGGGACCTTCGACACGCTCCACTCGGGCCACGTGAAGTTGCTCGCTACGGCCTCGCTAATAGGTGAGGAGATCTTGATAGGCCTTACCAGCGACTCGTTCGCCTCCACGTATAAGCAATACAACGTGAGGCCTTTCGCCGTGAGGCTGGCGAACCTCAAGTCGCTCATGAGCTTGATCGCGCCCGAGAGGAAAATAGAATACGCCGCGATAAACGACCCCTACGGGCCCGCAGTGACGAGGCCGGATCTTGAGGCCATTGTGGTCAGTAGAGAGACCTTGCCCAGAGGCCTCCAGATAAACGACGAGAGGGTCAAGAGAGGCCTTAGGCCTATGGACGTCGTGATGATAACCACCGTGAAGGACGGCTACGGCAACATCCTATCCTCCACGTTCATAAGAAGGGTGCTCGGCATCAAGTGA
- a CDS encoding DEAD/DEAH box helicase family protein encodes MGYYVKDVLYLVWDRGTVVLSGEVPAQVRSLSFIKFDNRVGKYRALGMYYYKIKAVLDSLGVGYEDGVLSPICRSVEAAKRPALRPYQEEALSSWLRGKRGVVVMPTGAGKTYVAIEAIARLGQSTLVVVPTIELLRQWERRLSEYFPGRVGVWYGEEKRELCITVTTYDSAYVAVEHLGNRYPLLVFDEVHHLPSESYRQIAELSPAPYRLGLTATPERADDLHLFLPELVGPVIYKMAISEAAGKYLAEFDVEVVKVGLSEEEMRRYKELEKIYKDYIRAKGLRFKSPSDFGKLVMLAGRSAEARRALEAWHEMRRILFESKGKVDAVADILKKHPDGKVLIFTEYTALAREVSRRYLIPEVTYDVPDQERELVMEMFRRGEVRALVTGRVLDEGVDVPDVDVVVILGGTSSSRQYIQRIGRALRLKPHKAKIYEVITARTREVDMSRRRRRGVS; translated from the coding sequence ATGGGGTATTATGTAAAGGACGTGCTATACTTGGTCTGGGACAGAGGCACCGTGGTGTTGTCGGGAGAAGTGCCGGCGCAAGTCAGATCCCTCTCGTTTATAAAATTCGATAACAGAGTGGGTAAATATAGAGCTCTCGGCATGTACTACTACAAGATCAAGGCCGTGCTGGACTCGTTGGGGGTTGGGTATGAGGACGGCGTGTTATCGCCCATATGTAGATCGGTCGAGGCGGCGAAGAGGCCGGCCCTGAGGCCGTACCAAGAGGAGGCGTTGAGCAGTTGGCTGAGGGGCAAGAGGGGCGTAGTCGTCATGCCCACAGGCGCCGGGAAGACCTACGTGGCGATAGAGGCGATAGCCAGGCTGGGACAGTCTACGCTGGTGGTCGTGCCGACCATAGAGCTCTTGAGGCAGTGGGAGAGGAGGCTCTCGGAATACTTCCCGGGACGCGTGGGCGTCTGGTACGGCGAGGAGAAGAGAGAGCTCTGCATAACTGTGACCACCTACGACTCGGCATACGTGGCGGTGGAGCACTTGGGCAATAGGTATCCCCTGCTCGTGTTCGACGAGGTCCATCACCTCCCCTCCGAGTCCTACAGACAGATAGCGGAGCTCTCGCCGGCTCCCTATAGGCTAGGCCTGACGGCCACGCCGGAGAGGGCAGACGATCTGCACCTATTTTTGCCAGAGCTCGTGGGCCCCGTGATCTACAAGATGGCCATCTCAGAGGCGGCCGGCAAATATCTGGCGGAGTTCGACGTGGAGGTAGTGAAGGTGGGGCTCTCCGAGGAGGAGATGAGGCGGTACAAGGAGCTGGAGAAGATCTACAAAGACTATATAAGGGCCAAGGGTCTTAGGTTCAAGTCGCCCTCCGACTTCGGCAAGCTCGTCATGTTGGCCGGCAGAAGCGCGGAGGCGCGCCGCGCCTTGGAGGCTTGGCACGAGATGAGGAGGATCTTGTTCGAGAGCAAGGGCAAGGTGGACGCCGTCGCGGACATACTAAAGAAGCACCCGGACGGCAAGGTCCTCATCTTCACGGAATACACTGCGCTGGCCCGGGAGGTGTCCCGGCGCTATCTGATACCCGAGGTGACGTACGACGTGCCCGACCAGGAGCGTGAACTGGTCATGGAGATGTTCAGGAGAGGCGAGGTGAGGGCGCTGGTCACCGGCAGAGTGCTCGACGAGGGGGTGGACGTGCCCGACGTCGACGTGGTGGTGATACTCGGAGGCACGTCCTCCAGCAGACAGTATATACAGAGGATAGGGAGGGCCTTAAGGCTAAAGCCCCACAAGGCCAAGATCTACGAGGTGATAACCGCGAGGACGAGAGAGGTCGACATGTCTAGGAGGAGGCGTAGAGGGGTGTCGTGA
- a CDS encoding DUF790 family protein — MIPLELLRASRRGDQVSPRYLRELWPAEYVLGAYKPGMRLAEARAKVEDAPFEPKLARGLAHIVERTIALEEVDRRLLTKIRLEVFREAAKAYPVVDEEGRRRVVEAVASRLKIPPEAVEAALAKIHEDELVIVRGPDISAEELAALYNTSLIQTLLFRSRRMAAYVVADGARVKELVRALKGLGLMYVAERAGDGIRLDIDGPVSAIKQTERYGTRLAKLVPYVISADDWRIEADIGLYGKVYKFVEAKSSAPRLAHRDIEPPQFDSTAEEEFYRNVSRLCAVQREPEALVVGNRVFIPDFKIGDLYVEIVGFWTPDYIARKYEKLAAAKIPLLVLVDERLALATWKDLPHYVVLYKDRPRLSDVFKYIKPYCARH; from the coding sequence GTGATACCGCTGGAGTTGTTGAGGGCCAGCAGACGGGGGGATCAGGTGTCGCCGAGGTATTTGAGAGAGCTGTGGCCTGCCGAATACGTGCTCGGCGCATACAAGCCCGGCATGAGGCTCGCGGAGGCTAGAGCCAAGGTGGAGGACGCGCCGTTTGAGCCGAAGCTCGCCAGAGGGCTGGCCCACATAGTCGAGAGGACGATAGCGCTCGAGGAAGTCGACAGAAGGCTCTTGACTAAGATTAGGCTCGAGGTCTTCCGCGAGGCGGCTAAGGCATATCCGGTCGTCGACGAAGAGGGCAGGAGGCGAGTAGTAGAGGCCGTGGCCTCGCGCCTCAAGATACCCCCCGAGGCTGTCGAGGCCGCGCTCGCTAAGATACACGAAGACGAGCTGGTTATCGTACGGGGGCCCGACATATCCGCCGAGGAGCTGGCCGCGTTGTACAACACGTCGTTGATACAGACGCTACTGTTCAGATCCAGGCGCATGGCCGCGTACGTAGTCGCCGACGGGGCCCGCGTGAAGGAGCTCGTGAGGGCGCTTAAGGGCCTCGGCTTGATGTACGTCGCCGAGCGCGCCGGGGACGGGATAAGGCTCGATATAGACGGGCCGGTCTCCGCGATCAAGCAGACCGAGCGCTACGGGACCAGGCTCGCCAAGCTTGTACCGTACGTCATCTCGGCCGACGACTGGCGTATAGAGGCCGACATAGGCCTATATGGCAAGGTCTATAAATTCGTCGAGGCCAAGTCCAGCGCCCCCAGACTGGCGCATAGGGATATAGAGCCGCCGCAGTTCGACAGCACCGCGGAGGAGGAGTTCTACAGAAACGTCTCCAGGCTGTGCGCGGTGCAGAGGGAGCCGGAGGCCTTGGTGGTGGGCAACAGAGTATTCATACCGGACTTTAAGATAGGCGATCTCTACGTCGAGATAGTGGGCTTCTGGACCCCCGACTACATAGCCAGGAAGTACGAGAAGCTGGCGGCGGCCAAGATACCGCTACTCGTCCTAGTCGACGAGAGGCTGGCCCTAGCCACTTGGAAGGACCTCCCCCATTACGTCGTCCTCTATAAGGACAGGCCGAGGCTGAGCGACGTGTTTAAGTACATCAAGCCGTACTGCGCCCGGCATTAA
- a CDS encoding M20 family metallopeptidase — MENKAVELLSQMVRIPTINPPGERYKDFVDFAERYFKGLGMDVEVVEVPKPVVARACPECVDHPRYILLARIGEPKVHFNGHYDVVPPGPESAWTVAKPFEPRYVNGRLYGRGAVDMKGGLTAIALAAEMAIREGLKNFEVSFVPDEEIGGESGAGYLAESGKIKAPWAIIAEGSGVDNIWIGHRGLVWFLVEVYGKQVHGSTPWLGLNAFEGAVKIANKILESYIPRLSAKRSRYEFEDPRGAVPTLTMGGEVRGSVKANVVPGYFAFTLDRRLIPEESVEEVKKEVEEFIKSAAAGLDYRVEVKVINQSEAAVVPPDHPLTRALEGAVAKALGRTPRKTVCIGGLDARFFIRRGIPTVTYGPGPEFTAHAPDEYVEIGQVVDVAKAYVELLRGLK, encoded by the coding sequence ATGGAGAACAAAGCCGTTGAACTGCTGTCCCAAATGGTCAGGATACCGACTATAAATCCGCCCGGGGAGAGGTACAAGGACTTTGTCGATTTCGCCGAGAGGTACTTCAAGGGGCTCGGCATGGACGTCGAGGTGGTGGAGGTGCCGAAGCCCGTCGTGGCTAGAGCTTGTCCCGAATGCGTCGATCATCCCAGATATATCCTCCTCGCCAGGATAGGCGAGCCCAAGGTGCACTTCAACGGCCACTACGACGTGGTGCCCCCGGGCCCCGAGTCCGCTTGGACCGTCGCCAAGCCCTTTGAGCCCCGCTACGTCAACGGGAGGCTGTACGGGAGGGGGGCCGTGGACATGAAGGGGGGATTGACCGCGATAGCCTTAGCCGCCGAGATGGCAATAAGGGAGGGGTTGAAGAACTTCGAGGTGTCGTTTGTGCCCGACGAGGAGATAGGCGGCGAGTCGGGGGCCGGCTATCTGGCCGAATCAGGCAAGATCAAGGCGCCTTGGGCGATCATAGCAGAGGGCTCAGGCGTAGACAACATCTGGATAGGCCATAGAGGCCTCGTCTGGTTCTTGGTGGAGGTCTACGGGAAACAGGTCCACGGCTCGACGCCGTGGCTGGGGCTCAACGCCTTCGAGGGCGCCGTGAAGATAGCCAACAAGATCTTGGAGAGCTATATCCCGAGGCTCTCCGCCAAGCGGAGTAGGTACGAGTTCGAGGATCCCAGAGGCGCCGTGCCCACCCTCACCATGGGGGGCGAGGTGAGGGGATCTGTCAAGGCCAACGTGGTCCCCGGCTACTTCGCCTTCACGCTCGACAGACGCCTCATACCGGAGGAAAGCGTCGAGGAGGTCAAGAAGGAGGTGGAGGAGTTCATAAAGAGCGCCGCGGCTGGGCTGGACTACAGAGTCGAGGTGAAGGTGATAAACCAATCCGAGGCCGCGGTGGTGCCGCCGGACCACCCGCTGACGAGGGCGCTCGAGGGGGCCGTGGCGAAGGCGCTTGGAAGGACTCCGAGGAAGACTGTATGTATCGGCGGCCTAGACGCGAGGTTCTTCATAAGGCGCGGCATACCCACAGTGACCTACGGGCCCGGGCCCGAGTTCACCGCACACGCGCCCGACGAGTACGTCGAGATCGGGCAAGTCGTCGACGTGGCCAAGGCCTACGTGGAGCTCCTCAGAGGGCTTAAATGA
- a CDS encoding DUF1152 domain-containing protein, with the protein MRLVLAIGGGGDIVSAAVLAVKLGAEAGLLPWERYVVDPEPGPLLRKDFLGAEGDNPLFLIGPDARAVRRGRIITPQGACVSSVLGRRVYAISPDAPPSLVAEALTSRFDKIIGVDVGGDVLACGCEPELHSPLADSYSLAVLKRAEDLGVDVEVAVVGLGADGELGRDYLVSRVSTILANGGFLGYYALDPSDSGILAELASKCVTEASRNILRALRGEFGEVAIRGGSRSAYIDVFTPIFLRFKPSAVISINEIAALIYKHDWDILKAALELRKMGYTTEYDFEKYVAEGLPPSEALARAKAERSCTCNSPGARYEGR; encoded by the coding sequence ATGAGGCTTGTCCTCGCCATAGGCGGCGGAGGGGATATCGTAAGCGCGGCTGTCCTAGCGGTTAAGCTGGGGGCTGAGGCCGGGCTGTTGCCTTGGGAGCGCTACGTCGTCGACCCCGAGCCGGGGCCCCTCCTCCGCAAGGATTTCCTCGGCGCCGAGGGCGACAACCCTCTATTCCTCATAGGGCCCGACGCCCGTGCAGTCAGGCGCGGCAGGATCATAACACCGCAAGGCGCCTGCGTGTCGTCCGTGTTAGGGCGGCGGGTATATGCGATCTCGCCCGACGCGCCTCCGAGCCTCGTCGCCGAGGCTCTGACGTCTAGGTTCGACAAGATAATTGGGGTCGACGTAGGCGGCGACGTGCTTGCCTGCGGCTGCGAGCCCGAGCTACACTCGCCGCTGGCCGACTCGTACTCTCTCGCCGTGTTGAAGAGAGCCGAGGACCTCGGCGTCGATGTGGAAGTCGCCGTCGTGGGCCTCGGCGCCGACGGGGAGCTGGGCAGAGACTACTTGGTCAGCCGGGTTTCTACTATTTTGGCCAACGGCGGCTTTCTGGGATACTACGCCCTAGACCCCTCCGACTCCGGAATTCTCGCCGAGCTCGCCTCTAAATGCGTCACCGAGGCCTCCCGGAATATACTAAGGGCCCTTAGAGGCGAGTTCGGCGAGGTCGCCATCAGAGGCGGTTCAAGAAGCGCGTATATCGACGTGTTCACGCCCATCTTCCTCCGCTTCAAGCCAAGCGCCGTCATCTCGATTAACGAGATCGCGGCCTTGATCTATAAGCACGACTGGGATATATTGAAAGCGGCTTTGGAGTTGAGGAAAATGGGATACACGACAGAGTACGACTTCGAGAAATACGTGGCTGAGGGCTTGCCGCCCTCCGAGGCCCTCGCCAGAGCTAAGGCCGAGAGGAGCTGTACGTGTAACAGCCCCGGCGCGCGATATGAGGGCCGTTAG
- a CDS encoding alcohol dehydrogenase catalytic domain-containing protein, which produces MRAVRLVRFGKPSEALRLEDLEDPRPGKGEVLVKVEAAGVCGRDLVVRKGAFPHVRLPVIPGHEGVGKVVDVGPGVDRDLVGQRVFVAPAMYDGTCDYCRRGLENLCRNAQYLGEHRDGTYSEYVVLPSHFVYPFHGVDPRAAVLATDVIPTAIAAVRRVDVDGRKVLVVGGGGTGLYLAQVAKLRGAEVYISTRSADKAKAYGSLGIGIYQEGMKDFDVVFDTVGSPTIETSIRLAKRNGIVVLIGNVTGERAYLSPALIILRQIAVLGHMAYKPWDVYEGLDLLRRGLIAPVYTEYKLSEAVKAHEDMEAGRVLGRAVLTP; this is translated from the coding sequence ATGAGGGCCGTTAGGCTTGTTAGGTTCGGCAAGCCTTCCGAGGCGTTGCGGCTGGAGGACCTCGAGGACCCGAGGCCCGGCAAGGGGGAAGTGTTGGTGAAGGTAGAGGCCGCAGGCGTCTGCGGGAGGGATCTCGTCGTGAGGAAGGGGGCCTTCCCCCACGTGAGGCTTCCCGTGATACCAGGCCACGAGGGCGTCGGCAAGGTCGTGGACGTGGGGCCAGGCGTCGATAGGGATCTTGTGGGGCAGAGGGTGTTTGTGGCCCCCGCCATGTACGACGGGACTTGCGACTATTGCCGGAGAGGCCTCGAGAACCTCTGCAGAAACGCGCAGTATTTGGGCGAACATAGAGACGGGACGTACTCGGAGTACGTGGTGCTCCCCTCCCACTTCGTCTATCCGTTCCACGGCGTCGATCCCCGCGCCGCTGTGTTGGCCACCGACGTGATACCGACGGCCATAGCCGCGGTCAGAAGGGTAGACGTCGACGGCAGAAAGGTCTTGGTAGTCGGCGGCGGGGGGACCGGGCTCTATCTGGCCCAAGTGGCCAAGCTCAGGGGAGCAGAGGTCTACATATCCACTAGGTCGGCCGACAAGGCTAAGGCGTACGGCTCTCTCGGCATAGGGATATACCAGGAAGGCATGAAGGACTTCGACGTGGTCTTCGACACGGTAGGCTCGCCCACTATAGAGACCTCCATAAGGCTTGCCAAAAGAAACGGCATAGTGGTCCTCATAGGAAACGTGACCGGCGAGAGGGCGTACCTCAGCCCAGCCCTCATAATATTGAGGCAGATAGCCGTCTTGGGCCACATGGCCTACAAGCCGTGGGATGTCTACGAGGGCTTGGATCTCTTGAGGCGAGGCTTGATCGCCCCGGTATACACCGAGTACAAGCTCTCCGAGGCCGTGAAGGCACATGAGGACATGGAGGCGGGTAGGGTGCTAGGGAGAGCCGTCTTGACCCCGTGA